In Saccharomyces cerevisiae S288C chromosome V, complete sequence, one DNA window encodes the following:
- a CDS encoding uncharacterized protein (hypothetical protein; green fluorescent protein (GFP)-fusion protein localizes to the endoplasmic reticulum; protein abundance increases in response to DNA replication stress) translates to MQDLEIFLSIFAFIFVFYFGAHRTVMNRNKSDVPYLQ, encoded by the coding sequence ATGCAAGATTTagagatttttttgagtATTTTCgctttcattttcgttttctACTTTGGTGCTCATAGAACAGTCATGAACAGAAACAAGAGCGATGTTCCTTACTTGCAGTGA
- the HIS1 gene encoding ATP phosphoribosyltransferase (ATP phosphoribosyltransferase; a hexameric enzyme, catalyzes the first step in histidine biosynthesis; mutations cause histidine auxotrophy and sensitivity to Cu, Co, and Ni salts; transcription is regulated by general amino acid control) yields MDLVNHLTDRLLFAIPKKGRLYSKSVSILNGADITFHRSQRLDIALSTSLPVALVFLPAADIPTFVGEGKCDLGITGVDQVRESNVDVDLAIDLQFGNCKLQVQVPVNGEYKKPEQLIGKTIVTSFVKLAEKYFADLEGTTVEKMTTRIKFVSGSVEASCALGIGDAIVDLVESGETMRAAGLVDIATVLSTSAYLIESKNPKSDKSLIATIKSRIEGVMTAQRFVSCIYNAPEDKLPELLKVTPGRRAPTISKIDDEGWVAVSSMIERKTKGVVLDELKRLGASDIMVFEISNCRV; encoded by the coding sequence atGGATTTGGTGAACCATCTAACCGATAGACTACTGTTTGCAATCCCAAAGAAAGGTCGTTTATATTCTAAAAGTGTTTCTATTTTGAATGGTGCTGATATTACCTTTCACCGCTCTCAAAGATTAGACATTGCACTAAGCACAAGCTTACCTGTAGCGTTGGTCTTTCTGCCCGCTGCAGATATTCCAACTTTTGTTGGTGAAGGTAAATGTGATCTTGGTATAACTGGTGTTGACCAAGTTCGTGAATCTAACGTCGACGTAGACTTAGCAATCGATTTGCAATTTGGTAACTGTAAATTGCAGGTACAAGTCCCCGTAAATGGCGAGTATAAAAAGCCAGAACAGTTAATTGGCAAAACCATTGTTACCAGTTTCGTGAAACTTGCTGAAAAATACTTTGCCGATTTGGAAGGTACTactgttgaaaaaatgaccACAAGGATAAAGTTTGTCAGTGGTTCCGTGGAGGCATCATGTGCTCTGGGAATTGGTGATGCTATTGTAGATCTTGTAGAGAGTGGTGAGACAATGAGGGCAGCAGGTTTAGTTGATATTGCCACCGTCCTAAGCACAAGTGCCTACCTAATAGAATCAAAGAACCCAAAGAGCGATAAGAGTTTGATTGCTACTATCAAATCAAGAATTGAAGGTGTCATGACCGCTCAAAGGTTCGTTTCATGTATTTATAACGCACCTGAAGACAAGCTGCCTGAACTGTTGAAGGTGACGCCTGGCCGTAGAGCACCAACCATTTCCAAAATTGACGATGAAGGATGGGTTGCTGTTAGTTCCATGATTGAGAGAAAAACGAAGGGTGTTGTTTTagatgaattgaaaagacTCGGCGCATCTGATATCATGGTTTTCGAAATTTCTAATTGTCGTGTATAA
- the HOM3 gene encoding aspartate kinase (Aspartate kinase (L-aspartate 4-P-transferase); cytoplasmic enzyme that catalyzes the first step in the common pathway for methionine and threonine biosynthesis; subject to allosteric feedback inhibition by threonine; expression regulated by Gcn4p and the general control of amino acid synthesis), translated as MPMDFQPTSSHSNWVVQKFGGTSVGKFPVQIVDDIVKHYSKPDGPNNNVAVVCSARSSYTKAEGTTSRLLKCCDLASQESEFQDIIEVIRQDHIDNADRFILNPALQAKLVDDTNKELELVKKYLNASKVLGEVSSRTVDLVMSCGEKLSCLFMTALCNDRGCKAKYVDLSHIVPSDFSASALDNSFYTFLVQALKEKLAPFVSAKERIVPVFTGFFGLVPTGLLNGVGRGYTDLCAALIAVAVNADELQVWKEVDGIFTADPRKVPEARLLDSVTPEEASELTYYGSEVIHPFTMEQVIRAKIPIRIKNVQNPLGNGTIIYPDNVAKKGESTPPHPPENLSSSFYEKRKRGATAITTKNDIFVINIHSNKKTLSHGFLAQIFTILDKYKLVVDLISTSEVHVSMALPIPDADSLKSLRQAEEKLRILGSVDITKKLSIVSLVGKHMKQYIGIAGTMFTTLAEEGINIEMISQGANEINISCVINESDSIKALQCIHAKLLSERTNTSNQFEHAIDERLEQLKRLGI; from the coding sequence ATGCCAATGGATTTCCAACCTACATCAAGTCATTCGAACTGGGTCGTGCAAAAGTTCGGTGGTACATCTGTCGGTAAATTTCCCGTCCAAATAGTGGATGACATTGTGAAGCACTATTCTAAACCTGACGGCCCAAACAATAATGTCGCTGTCGTTTGTTCCGCCCGTTCTTCATACACCAAGGCTGAAGGTACCACTTCTCGTCTTTTGAAATGTTGTGATTTGGCTTCGCAAGAATCTGAATTTCAAGACATTATCGAAGTTATCAGACAAGACCATATCGATAATGCCGACCGCTTCATTCTCAATCCTGCCTTGCAAGCCAAGTTAGTGGATGATACCAATAAAGAACTTGAACTGGtcaagaaatatttaaatgCTTCAAAAGTTTTGGGTGAAGTGAGTTCACGTACAGTAGATCTGGTGATGTCATGTGGTGAGAAGTTGAGTTGTTTGTTCATGACTGCTTTATGTAATGACCGTGGCTGTAAGGCCAAATATGTGGATTTGAGCCACATTGTTCCCTCTGATTTCAGTGCCAGCGCTTTGGATAACAGTTTCTACACTTTCCTGGTTCAAgcattgaaagaaaaattggcCCCCTTTGTAAGTGCTAAAGAGCGTATCGTTCCAGTCTTTACAGGGTTTTTTGGTTTAGTTCCAACTGGTCTTCTGAATGGTGTTGGTCGTGGCTATACCGATTTATGTGCCGCTTTGATAGCAGTTGCTGTAAATGCTGATGAACTACAAGTTTGGAAGGAAGTTGATGGTATATTTACTGCTGATCCTCGTAAGGTTCCTGAAGCACGTTTGCTAGACAGTGTTACTCCAGAAGAAGCTTCTGAATTAACATATTATGGTTCCGAAGTTATACATCCTTTTACGATGGAACAAGTTATTAGGGCTAAGATTCCTATTAGAATCAAGAATGTTCAAAATCCATTAGGTAACGGTACCATTATCTACCCAGATAATGTAGCAAAGAAGGGTGAATCTACTCCACCACATCCTCCTGAGAACTTATCCTCATCTTTCTatgaaaagagaaagagagGTGCCACTGCTATCACCACCAAAAATGACATTTTCGTCATCAACATTCATTCCAATAAGAAAACCCTATCCCATGGTTTCCTAGCTCAAATATTTACCATCCTGGATAAGTACAAGTTAGTCGTAGATTTAATATCTACTTCTGAAGTTCATGTTTCGATGGCTTTGCCCATTCCAGATGCAGACTCATTAAAATCTCTGAGACAAGCTGAGGAAAAATTGAGAATTTTAGGTTCTGTTGATATCACAAAGAAGTTGTCTATTGTTTCATTAGTTGGTAAACATATGAAACAATACATCGGCATTGCTGGTACCATGTTTACTACTCTTGCTGAAGAAGGCATCAACATTGAAATGATTTCTCAAGGGGCAAATGAAATAAACATATCCTGCGTTATCAATGAATCTGACTCCATAAAAGCGCTACAATGTATTCATGCCAAGTTACTAAGTGAGCGGACAAATACTTCAAACCAATTTGAACATGCCATTGATGAACGTTTAgaacaattgaaaagaCTTGGAATTTAA
- the PIC2 gene encoding Cu/Pi carrier (Mitochondrial copper and phosphate carrier; imports copper and inorganic phosphate into mitochondria; functionally redundant with Mir1p but less abundant than Mir1p under normal conditions; expression is induced at high temperature) — MESNKQPRKIQLYTKEFYATCTLGGIIACGPTHSSITPLDLVKCRLQVNPKLYTSNLQGFRKIIANEGWKKVYTGFGATFVGYSLQGAGKYGGYEYFKHLYSSWLSPGVTVYLMASATAEFLADIMLCPFEAIKVKQQTTMPPFCNNVVDGWKKMYAESGGMKAFYKGIVPLWCRQIPYTMCKFTSFEKIVQKIYSVLPKKKEEMNALQQISVSFVGGYLAGILCAAVSHPADVMVSKINSERKANESMSVASKRIYQKIGFTGLWNGLMVRIVMIGTLTSFQWLIYDSFKAYVGLPTTG, encoded by the coding sequence ATGGAGTCCAATAAACAACCACGTAAAATCCAATTATATACGAAAGAGTTTTATGCCACATGTACCTTAGGTGGTATAATTGCGTGCGGTCCAACACATTCTTCGATCACTCCACTAGATCTTGTCAAATGTAGGCTACAGGTCAATCCCAAGTTGTATACTTCAAACTTACAAGGGTTCCGTAAGATTATAGCTAATGAAGGCTGGAAGAAAGTATACACTGGGTTTGGTGCTACATTCGTCGGATATTCGCTACAAGGTGCAGGTAAGTATGGTGGTTATGAGTATTTCAAGCATTTGTATTCTAGTTGGTTAAGTCCTGGTGTCACTGTGTACTTGATGGCCTCAGCGACCGCTGAATTCCTCGCTGATATCATGTTGTGCCCATTTGAAGCTATTAAAGTGAAACAGCAGACTACTATGCCGCCCTTTTGCAATAACGTTGTTGATggatggaaaaaaatgtatgCAGAAAGTGGAGGTATGAAAGCATTTTATAAAGGTATTGTTCCCCTATGGTGCAGACAGATTCCTTACACAATGTGTAAGTTTACCTCATTcgaaaaaattgttcaaaaaatatacagtGTTTTAcctaaaaagaaagaagaaatgaacGCATTACAGCAAATATCAGTCAGTTTTGTAGGTGGTTATCTGGCAGGTATATTATGTGCTGCAGTCTCACATCCTGCAGACGTTATGGTTTCCAAGATCAATAGCGAAAGAAAGGCCAACGAGTCCATGTCTGTAGCCtctaaaagaatatatcaaaaaattggcTTTACTGGGTTGTGGAATGGGTTAATGGTGAGAATTGTCATGATCGGTACTTTGACAAGTTTCCAATGGCTAATTTACGATTCGTTCAAGGCTTATGTAGGCTTACCAACCACCGGTTAG
- the RPL34A gene encoding 60S ribosomal protein eL34 RPL34A (Ribosomal 60S subunit protein L34A; homologous to mammalian ribosomal protein L34, no bacterial homolog; RPL34A has a paralog, RPL34B, that arose from the whole genome duplication), with product MAQRVTFRRRNPYNTRSNKIKVVKTPGGILRAQHVKKLATRPKCGDCGSALQGISTLRPRQYATVSKTHKTVSRAYGGSRCANCVKERIIRAFLIEEQKIVKKVVKEQTEAAKKSEKKAKK from the exons ATGGCCCAACGTGTTActttcagaagaagaaatccat ACAACACCCGTTCTAACAAAATCAAGGTTGTTAAGACCCCAGGTGGTATTTTGCGTGCCCAACATGTCAAGAAGTTAGCTACCAGACCAAAGTGTGGTGACTGTGGTAGCGCTTTGCAAGGTATCTCTACTTTGAGACCAAGACAATACGCCACTGTTTCCAAGACCCACAAGACTGTTTCCAGAGCTTACGGTGGTTCCAGATGTGCCAACTGTGTTAAGGAAAGAATTATTAGAGCTTTCTTGAtcgaagaacaaaaaattgtcaAGAAGGTTGTCAAGGAACAAACCGAAGCTGCCAAGAAATCTGAAAAGAAGGCTAAGAAATAA
- the GIP2 gene encoding Gip2p (Putative regulatory subunit of protein phosphatase Glc7p; involved in glycogen metabolism; contains a conserved motif (GVNK motif) that is also found in Gac1p, Pig1p, and Pig2p; GIP2 has a paralog, PIG2, that arose from the whole genome duplication), whose translation MYIKAEQKPQQFERKNEKLDRNKNQQLPDLETDFKGYRVNSDLYNKERDGSTEETLNSLKFLHKPQRVTQMRANRFPEEEVQRNTDLNKRIFSAGNDENVDNESGWSKIAAAKNHTSVESLNGSTRPPFKIELPPLSPKSTVPKSFQAEYPEAKSPGNDMNFEYDEEILIPFAPPVYKKSGELLKSSLKRRSKSLPTTPGIRSGNGVQARDGSPMLIRSKSVHFDQAAPVKYFAEDESPINVNKTEQHDNCLSFKHKPVNLMVDPEEETKMLSSGLETTSIDDDLTTVAPKGFAHPAKISNPNNGKGTNNTKLRKSKRFQNLLKNRTDMPPSKSNKKFVNGGGAHEISDRNSKNYHVVGLYSKNFPILSNKNPKSLKLNIFINLSQNKKVFLQELSLYIHRDNNYFSNSSSFYNIPNSHNGNDCNGVAKGYNAGCTRLIAGRILVKNIFYDKRVVVRYTWDSWRTTHEVECVYISDGDGILPGTNMDIFHFIIDDVSKVDPRGKLEFCIHYSTRNDYEREEYWDNNNGNNYKVDVVMDGFNDPFAAAA comes from the coding sequence ATGTATATAAAGGCAGAACAGAAACCCCAACAGTTTGAGAGGaagaatgaaaaactaGACAGAAATAAAAACCAGCAGCTACCAGATCTTGAAACAGATTTCAAGGGTTACAGAGTGAATTCGGACCTATACAACAAAGAACGAGATGGAAGTACGGAAGAGACTTTAAACTCTTTGAAGTTTTTACATAAACCTCAGAGAGTAACTCAAATGAGAGCGAACAGGTTCCCAGAGGAAGAAGTGCAAAGAAACACTGAtttaaacaaaagaattttctcCGCAGGGAATGATGAAAACGTTGATAATGAGAGCGGCTGGTCAAAAATTGCCGCTGCCAAGAATCACACTTCCGTAGAATCATTAAATGGCAGTACGAGACCCCCATTCAAAATAGAGCTGCCTCCCCTTTCCCCCAAATCCACCGTACcaaaatcttttcaagCAGAATATCCCGAAGCTAAGTCACCTGGCAATGATAtgaattttgaatatgatgaagaaattctAATTCCATTTGCGCCACCTGTATATAAAAAGTCAGGTGAACTATTGAAGAGCTCATTGAAGAGAAGATCAAAATCATTACCTACAACCCCAGGTATAAGGAGCGGGAATGGTGTCCAAGCAAGAGACGGTAGTCCGATGTTGATTAGGAGTAAGAGTGTTCACTTTGATCAGGCGGCACCTgtaaaatattttgctGAGGATGAAAGCCCTATAAACGTTAATAAAACTGAACAACACGATAATTGTCTAAGCTTTAAGCATAAGCCAGTGAATTTAATGGTGGACCCGGAAGAAGAGACAAAAATGCTATCATCTGGATTAGAAACGACATCCATAGATGATGACTTGACGACAGTTGCGCCAAAAGGCTTCGCACATCCTGCTAAAATTTCGAATCCAAACAATGGTAAAGGCACCAACAATAcaaaattaagaaaaagtaaaagatTTCAGAACCTCCTAAAGAACAGGACCGACATGCCaccatcaaaatcaaataaaaaattcgTTAATGGTGGCGGTGCTCATGAAATTTCAGATCgtaattcaaaaaattaccaTGTTGTTGGATTATACAGCAAGAACTTCCCCATTTTAAGCAACAAGAATCCTAAAAGTTTAAAGCTGaacatttttatcaatttaTCACAAAATAAGAAAGTTTTTCTACAAGAATTGTCATTATACATCCATAGAGACAACAattacttttcaaattcctCCTCATTTTATAATATTCCCAATAGCCACAATGGTAATGACTGTAATGGTGTGGCCAAGGGTTATAACGCTGGCTGTACAAGATTAATTGCTGGAAGGATACTAGTGAAAAACATTTTCTATGATAAAAGAGTGGTGGTACGATATACGTGGGATAGTTGGAGAACAACACATGAAGTGGAATGCGTTTACATCAGTGATGGCGATGGAATATTGCCGGGCACTAACATGGACATTTTCCACTTCATTATCGATGATGTCAGCAAAGTGGATCCTCGCGGCAAGTTAGAATTTTGCATTCATTATTCTACACGTAACGACTATGAGCGCGAAGAGTACTGGGACAACAACAACGGGAATAATTATAAGGTGGATGTTGTAATGGATGGCTTTAACGATCCCTTCGCGGCGGCAGCATGA
- the FCY2 gene encoding purine-cytosine permease (Purine-cytosine permease; mediates purine (adenine, guanine, and hypoxanthine) and cytosine accumulation; relative distribution to the vacuole increases upon DNA replication stress), with translation MLEEGNNVYEIQDLEKRSPVIGSSLENEKKVAASETFTATSEDDQQYIVESSEATKLSWFHKFFASLNAETKGVEPVTEDEKTDDSILNAASMWFSANMVIASYALGALGPMVFGLNFGQSVLVIIFFNIMGLIFVAFFSVFGAELGLRQMILSRYLVGNVTARIFSLINVIACVGWGIVNTSVSAQLLNMVNEGSGHVCPIWAGCLIIIGGTVLVTFFGYSVIHAYEKWSWVPNFAVFLVIIAQLSRSGKFKGGEWVGGATTAGSVLSFGSSIFGFAAGWTTYAADYTVYMPKSTNKYKIFFSLVAGLAFPLFFTMILGAASAMAALNDPTWKAYYDKNAMGGVIYAILVPNSLNGFGQFCCVLLALSTIANNIPNMYTVALSAQALWAPLAKIPRVVWTMAGNAATLGISIPATYYFDGFMENFMDSIGYYLAIYIAISCSEHFFYRRSFSAYNIDDWDNWEHLPIGIAGTAALIVGAFGVALGMCQTYWVGEIGRLIGKYGGDIGFELGASWAFIIYNILRPLELKYFGR, from the coding sequence ATGTTGGAAGAGGGAAATAATGTTTACGAAATCCAAGACTTGGAGAAGAGATCTCCTGTAATAGGCTCAAGCTTGGAAAACGAAAAGAAGGTAGCCGCTTCTGAAACTTTCACAGCAACTTCCGAAGATGACCAACAGTATATCGTTGAATCATCAGAGGCCACAAAATTATCGTGGTTCCATAAGTTCTTTGCCAGTTTGAATGCAGAAACAAAGGGTGTTGAACCAGTTACAGAGGATGAAAAAACGGACGATTCCATACTGAATGCTGCGTCCATGTGGTTTTCAGCTAATATGGTCATTGCATCATATGCTTTGGGTGCCTTAGGACCCATGGTGTTCGGTCTAAATTTTGGTCAAAGTGTTTTAGTtatcatatttttcaatataatGGGGTTGATATTTGTTGCGTTCTTTTCTGTCTTTGGTGCAGAACTGGGCTTAAGACAGATGATTTTATCAAGATATCTGGTTGGTAATGTAACGGCAAGAATTTTCTCTCTTATTAACGTTATTGCTTGTGTCGGTTGGGGTATTGTGAATACCTCAGTATCCGCACAACTGCTGAATATGGTGAATGAAGGCTCCGGCCACGTCTGTCCTATTTGGGCCGGTTGTCTGATCATTATTGGTGGTACCGTGCTTGTGACTTTTTTTGGTTACAGTGTCATTCATGCATACGAGAAATGGTCATGGGTACCCAATTTTGCCGTCTTTTTGGTTATTATTGCCCAACTATCGAGATCAGGAAAGTTTAAAGGTGGTGAATGGGTAGGAGGTGCAACTACTGCAGGTAgtgttctttcttttggttCATCTATTTTCGGTTTTGCCGCAGGATGGACGACCTATGCAGCTGACTACACTGTTTATATGCCAAAGAGTACAAACAAGTacaagatttttttctccctAGTTGCTGGTCTAGCGTTCCCTCTATTTTTCACCATGATTCTTGGTGCTGCTTCTGCTATGGCTGCTCTTAATGACCCAACCTGGAAGGCATATTATGACAAAAATGCTATGGGTGGTGTCATATATGCTATCCTGGTTCCTAACTCTCTGAACGGATTTGGTCAATTCTGCTGCGTTTTGTTAGCTCTGTCCACTATTGCAAATAATATTCCAAATATGTATACTGTTGCTTTATCCGCTCAAGCTTTGTGGGCACCTTTGGCTAAAATACCAAGAGTAGTCTGGACAATGGCAGGTAATGCTGCCACTTTAGGTATTTCCATCCCTGCTACCTATTACTTTGATGGCTTTATGGAGAATTTCATGGATTCTATCGGTTACTACTTAGCTATTTACATTGCCATCTCATGTTCAGAACATTTCTTCTACAGACGTTCCTTCAGTGCTTACAATATTGATGATTGGGATAATTGGGAGCATCTACCTATCGGTATCGCAGGTACTGCTGCCTTAATTGTTGGTGCCTTCGGTGTTGCATTGGGTATGTGTCAAACCTATTGGGTTGGTGAAATTGGCCGCTTAATTGGTAAATATGGTGGTGACATTGGGTTCGAGTTGGGTGCAAGTTGGGCCTTCATCATCTACAACATCTTAAGACCTTTAGAATTAAAATACTTCGGTCGTTAG